ACCGATATAATTAACCGCTGGAAACCGAAGAAGGCGAAGAAAAGGCCGACAACAACCGCCAACACTCCTGTAAGCGGTGAAGGTAAGTGGCCAACAGCCTGCCAGATCAAAAGACGCATACTAAGGCCCAGTTCATAGATCTTGGGTGAGTTTAAAGCCAACACCATGCCGCTAAGAACCAAGATCATGCCTAAAAAGGACAGCAACAACCATCGCTTAATCTTAAGGCCGGGATAAAGCCACCTAAGCCTCTGCATCACAGGCACCCCGCTTGGACCGGTGCAAATCCCTGTGTTGTACCATTACCCGGAAATCTCCGCTTTCGGCAAATATTTTTGCAGTCTCTTTAGCCAATGTTACCGATCGATGCTGGCCACCTGTGCATCCAATCGCTACCATCAGGTGGGATTTCCCTTCCTGGACATAGTATGGCAAGAGGAAGGAAAGCTGGTGGGAGAACTTCTGCAAGAATTCCCGGGATACCGGTGAGGCCATTACATAATCCTGTACTTGCCAATCTTCGCCGGTAAGAGGGCGGAGGTTTTCCACATAATGAGGATTGGGCAGGAACCGGACGTCCATCACCAGGTCAGCGTCCAGGGGAATACCGTATTTATAACCGAAGGACATGAAGGTTAAGGCCATCCGCCCGTCTTGCCCGGCAGCAAAAAGCTGTTTGATCTGCTCTTTAAGCTGCTGGGGTGTAAGTTCCGAAGTATCGATAATTTTACTTGCCTCACCACGCACTTGCAGAAGCCGCTTCCGCTCCTCGATTACCCCTTCCAGGATCCCGCCCTTGGGGGCCAGCGGGTGATGCCGGCGGGTTTCTTTAAATCGCCGCACCAAAGCCTCGTCCGATGCTTCGAGGAATAAAACTTCGTATTTAAAGTCTCCCTCTTGGAGATATCTTAAGGCTTGAAACAGCCCCGGGAAAAACCTGCCGCCCCGGATGTCCATTACCAGGGCCACTTTTTCCACTTCATTATCCTGGCAGCCAAAGAGTTCCGCCAGAGGGGGCACCAAGGAAGGGGGCAGGTTATCGACACAGAAAAAGCCCAGGTCTTCCAGGCACCTTACGGCCTGGGTTTTACCCGCACCCGACATCCCGGTAATAATCACCAGCTCAATATCTTCCCGCGGCACTTTGAACCCCTCCTCTCCTTAATAATATTTTCGGCATTACCAGAAGGTTTCCTGCTAATCCACAACATTCACTATCTGTTCCAGCGGCACCTCTGCTGCTTGCAAAATTGCCAGCCCCTGGTCCAACTGGCCGACAGTTTCCGGAAAATGAGCATCGCTGTTCAGGATAAATTTAACTCCCTCCTTGGCAGCCACCCTGATCTCCGCAGGTGTCTGATATAAATGCCCGGTGTTAACCTCAAAGAAGGTTTCTGTCCTGGCGCAGGCCCTGGCCACTTCACCGACATCTACCGGCATAACGAGTCCGGGATGAGTAATCACATCCACCGGGTGCCGGTTCATTACCTCGACCAGGGCCTTGGTATTGGTGTTCATAGCTTTCCGGTAAAGTCCTTTTGACAGCCGCCGCAGCGGGTTCCCCACCAGCATGCCGATACCGGAAAGGTGAGGCCGCACATAAGGATGCAATCCCACCAAGAGCATGTCCAAGCGCCGGTAAATGTCTGGCGGCACATCGATTTCCCCGTTTAGCCCGGTAACCGATGCCTCGGCACCCACCAAAATCTTGATATTATCCAGTTCCTTATTCAGGAGTTCGGCTTCGCTTTTTATGGCCAGGTAGGTTTCGGCCTGGCGGACCCCGATCCTGATGGTGTGAGGCCCGTGGTCTGTTATGGCCACCTCCGCCAGGCCTTTGGCCCTGGCGGCCTCCGCCATTTCCCTCATTGTCGCCCGCCCGTCGCTGTAGCGGGTATGCAGATGATAATCTCCCAGAAAACGCATAGGCCTGCCTCCCATTATCATTCAAAGAATTAGCTATTTCTAGTATGGATAACCAACCCCTCAAAACATGCGCTTAGCAAAAAATACAGCCGGCAAGAGACCAGGGCGAAAAGTTTAATTGCATTATGCCTGCTACCTATTTTTCCCCATCTATGATAATATAGTTGACGCAGATAAGATCAGGCATCGCAGATCAACCAAGGGGAGTGGAATTGTCATGCCCCGCCTTTGCCAAGAACCATCCCCCATCCGCTTAACTGATGACCAGTTGAGCCAAATGGCCGGCTACTGCCGCCAGCGGGGTGACATACTGACCCTTTACCTTTACGGCTCCTACGGCACTCCTTTCCAGTCCCCCCTTTCAGACCTGGACCTGGCTGTCCTGCCAATGCCCGGGGCTGAATGGGACTTGGATATTTTGCTGCAAGTAATGGCAGAACTGGCCGGCATAGGCCGTAGTGATGATATCAATGTCATCAATTTAAATGAGGTCCCGGTCAGACTGCAGTTTCAAGTGCTGGCAACAGGGCGCCCTCTCTTTATCCGCAACTATATTTTACTGGCAGACTTCATGGAAATTGTGGTCAAGCGGCATGCCGATTTTGCGCCAGACCTACAAGCCATCTATCGCGACTTTGATCTGGTGGTAAGGAGCGAGTTCCTGTGACAGTTGACCAGGAAAAGGTTCGGCAAAAACTGCATTTCATGCGGGCACAGTTAAAAGAACTGGAACGTTTCCAAAACATGACCGCAGAGGAATTTACCGCTGACTCAATCCTGCCGGCTGCAGCAACCCGGATGCTGCAAGTAGCAATTGAGGCCATGCTGGATCTTTGTGCCCATGTTACAGTAAGGGAAGGCTGGGGGTTACCGAAATCGTATCGGGAAGCCGTTTCCCTGGTGGCGCAGCACGGATTAATTCCCCGGGATCTGGTAGATATCTATAAACATATGGCCCGCTTCAGGAACAGGGTAGTGCATCTCTATGATGATGTGGATGATCTTGAGGTCTTGAAGATAATCCGGACAAACTTGAAGGATTTCCGGCCCTTTATGGCTGCGGTAATCGAGAGATATTTGCCCGGGTAATCCAAACGCAGGCACCAACAAAGATCCTGGGTTTTCCCCCGGGGTCTTTTAATTCGTAAACCTTAGGCACAGTTTAGAATAATTTCTCTAAAAAAGCACGGGGACTGTTCTCCTGCTTTCAATCCTTCGCCTGATGCTAGCATTTACCCAGATTTGCGCTAACTTAAAGAAAGCAAGGGAACCGTCAGATTGTGTAAATACTATTTTTTCCAGATTTTGCGTCCCACTTTCACTTAAAAATGGCAACATATTTGGACATTATACTCCATGAAGGTAACTATTTGACACATGTTTTTAGTGTTTCCATCCATTTTCCAGCTCTGACTATGAGTTTTCACACAGTCTGCCGTACCCGTGCTTTTATTCCTAGGACAATACAAAACCTGCAAGGCTGCCCCGGTCGGTGGGGCGCACTTCTAGCCTGGCGTCGATGCGCTCTTTCAATTCGGGAACATGAGAGATAATGCCGACCAGTCGCCCGCCTTTTTGCAGGTCAATAAGAGTTTTTATTGCAAAATCAAGGGATTCGGGGTCAAGGGTGCCAAATCCCTCGTCAACGAAGATGGTGTCCAGGTGAATACCCCCGGAATAGGCCTGCACTACATCAGCCAAACCAAGAGCAAGTGAAAGGGAGGCCAGGAAGGTTTCGCCGCCGGACAGGGTCGTTACAGGCCGAGCAAGGCCGGTGTAAGCGTCAAAGACCTCCAATTCCAACCCTCCGGCTGCGTTTTTGCGGGCCCGGTCCATGGTCCGCTGGAGGTGGTAGCGCCCGCGGCTCATCAGCTTCAACCGCTCGGTCGCCGCGATACAAACATCGTCCAGCAAAGCTCCCAGGACAAATCGCTGGAAGGTGATCCCATACTGGTTTTTACCGTTGGCCACATCTGAGACATGTCCCAATTCGGCATAACTAC
The sequence above is a segment of the Syntrophomonadaceae bacterium genome. Coding sequences within it:
- a CDS encoding PHP domain-containing protein, whose product is MRFLGDYHLHTRYSDGRATMREMAEAARAKGLAEVAITDHGPHTIRIGVRQAETYLAIKSEAELLNKELDNIKILVGAEASVTGLNGEIDVPPDIYRRLDMLLVGLHPYVRPHLSGIGMLVGNPLRRLSKGLYRKAMNTNTKALVEVMNRHPVDVITHPGLVMPVDVGEVARACARTETFFEVNTGHLYQTPAEIRVAAKEGVKFILNSDAHFPETVGQLDQGLAILQAAEVPLEQIVNVVD
- the rapZ gene encoding RNase adapter RapZ, with amino-acid sequence MPREDIELVIITGMSGAGKTQAVRCLEDLGFFCVDNLPPSLVPPLAELFGCQDNEVEKVALVMDIRGGRFFPGLFQALRYLQEGDFKYEVLFLEASDEALVRRFKETRRHHPLAPKGGILEGVIEERKRLLQVRGEASKIIDTSELTPQQLKEQIKQLFAAGQDGRMALTFMSFGYKYGIPLDADLVMDVRFLPNPHYVENLRPLTGEDWQVQDYVMASPVSREFLQKFSHQLSFLLPYYVQEGKSHLMVAIGCTGGQHRSVTLAKETAKIFAESGDFRVMVQHRDLHRSKRGACDAEA
- a CDS encoding DUF86 domain-containing protein encodes the protein MTVDQEKVRQKLHFMRAQLKELERFQNMTAEEFTADSILPAAATRMLQVAIEAMLDLCAHVTVREGWGLPKSYREAVSLVAQHGLIPRDLVDIYKHMARFRNRVVHLYDDVDDLEVLKIIRTNLKDFRPFMAAVIERYLPG